AGAACGAGGACGCCCAACCCGTTGACCTCGAAGGCGTCGATCGGGCGGGGCGCGTTGATGCCGATCTCGCGCATCCGTCGGGTCGCCTCGTACTCGTGTTCGACCATCTCTCGGGGCGTGTCGAACCGGTCGAAAAACCCCTCGGTACCCGAGGAGAAGGCGCCGACGTTGCGCCCGGTCGTCAACAGGGCGTGGACCAGCGCGTTCTGCCGGGAGACGATCTTGACGAACCACTCCTCGTCGATGACACACGGGGTCGACAGCCAGTTGTCGGCCTCGAGGAACTCGACGCGGACGTCCTCGCGGCCGTACCGATCCGCCAGCGTCCGGACGACGCGCTCGATGCGGTTCCACTCGACGGTTCCGCGAGCGAGCTGGCGGATGTCCATACCTCGAACGGAGGACGCATAGCGTTAAATGCCTCTCGAACTGTCGCCGTCGAGACCTGTTCTCGGGGCGGCTGTCGGGCGTCGACGCCGGTCGCGGCCGGACCGTCGGAACAACATTATTATCAGCAGTGCTACGGTACGATTCGGTATTCATGGACGCTGTCGACGATCTCGGCGACGCGATCGACGCGACGCGGAACTTCCTGACGCCAGTTCGAGCGGGGCTGTGGCTTCGGCTGGCGATCCTCGCGCTGTTCGTCGGTGGGTTCGGGAGCGGAGCCCAGTCAGCTCTGTCGGGTGACGCCGGTCCGATGGCCGAGCAGGCGCCTGGCCCCGGCCTCGAGGACGTCCCCGAAGAGGCGCTGCTTGCCGTCGCCGTAGCGGTCGGCTTCCTGCTTCTGTTGTGGCTCGGCTACGCGTTCGTCGCGGCTATCATGGAGTTCGTCTTCATCGAGTCGCTTCGCTCCGAGGACGTCCGCGTGCGACGGTACTCGAACGCGAACGTGGGGCGCGGGATCCGGCTGTTCGGGTTTCGGGTGGCGCTGATCGCCGTCGCCGGGGTCGTCGGCGCGACACCCGTCCTCCTGTCGATCTTCGGGGTCGGGACGATCGACGGCGGGACGGCCGCGGTCGGCGTCGCCGCCCTGTTCGCGACCGGCGTCTACCTCGTCTACGCCGTCGTCAACCGCTTCACCTCGGAGTTCGTCGCGCCCGTCATGCTGCTCGAGGACCGCGGGGTGCTCTCGGCGTGGCGTCGGTTCTGGGGCACGTTTCGGACGAACTGGCTCGAGTACGTCGTCTACCTCGTGCTCGTCTGGATCATCCAGGCCGCAGTCGGGATCGCCGTCAGCATTCTCACGCTGATCGCCGGGATCGTGGTCGCGATCCCGTTCGTCGTCCTCGCGGTCCTGCTGTTCACCCTCGGCGATATCGGCGCCGTCCTCGCCGCGGTGGTGTTGCTCGTCGCCGTCCTCGGGTTCGTCCTCGTCGCGTTGCTGATCCAGGTGCCCGTCGTCTCCTACTTCAAGTACTACGCGCTGTTGTTGCTCGGGGATACGAACGCCGACCTCGATCTAATCCCCGACCAGCGGGCGTCGATCCGGGCCGACGGCGGCGAGGATGCGTTCGAGTCCGGTCGATCGGAGTCGGGCCAGCCAGCCGGGACGGAACGGGACCGGGAATCGGACGAGCCCGAACGCGACGAGAACGATGCGAGCGATGAGAGCGACTGGACGGACGACTACGGCTGGAACGACGACGAGGACGAGATCGACGACTGGGACGACGTCGGCTGGGGTGAGGAGAACGACCGTGATCGCGACGATCACGCGGACGGTGACGACGCCGAGGACGACGACCGGGACCGCAGCTGGTAGCGTAGTTGATCATTTTTCCGGAGCGTTTATTCCGGGGCCCATGGCAAGTATTGCACATGGAGTTCGAGCTACCGGACGAACACCGGATGATTCAGGAGACGGTCAGGGAGTTCTGCCAGGGTGAGATCGAGCCGATCGCCCAGGAGATCGAGGACGAACACCGGTTCCCCGAGGATATCTTCGATCAGCTCGCCGAGCTGGATATGATGGGCGTTCCCATCTCCGAGGAGTACGGCGGGCTCGGTGGCGACACCTTGATGTACTCGCTGGTCGCCGAAGAGATCGGCCGGGTCTCGGGCTCGGTGGGTCTTTCCTACGTCGCCCACATCTCGCTGGCCTCGAAGCCGATCGAGCTGTTCGGTACCCCCGAACAGAAGGAGCGCTGGCTGCGCCCGCTCGCGGAGGGCGAGTACATGGGCGGCTGGGCGCTGACCGAACCCAGCAGCGGCTCGGACGCCTCCGACATGGACACCGTCGCTGAGAAAGACGGCGACGAGTGGGTCATAAACGGCACCAAGCAGTTCATCACGAACGCCTCCGAGGCGGGCTCGGTGCTGGTCAAGGCCGTCACCGACCCCGGCGCCGGCTACGACGGGATCTCGACGTTCATCGTCGACCCCCGTGAGGACGACGGGTTCGAGGTGACGACGATCTGGGACAAGATGGGACTGAACGCCTCCCCGACCTGCGAGATCCAACTCGAGGACGTCCGCTTGTCCGAGGATCGCCTGCTCGGCGAGGAGGGCGAGGGGTGGAACCAGACCAAAAAGACCCTCGACGGCGGCCGGATCTCGATCGCGGCACTGTCGACGGGGCTGGCCCAGGGTGCCTACGAGCACGCCAAGGCCTACAGCCAGGAGCGCGAGCAGTTCGGCCAGCCGATCTCGGAGTTCGACGCCGTCCGCGACAAGGTCGTCGACATGCACCGCAAGACCGAACGCGCGCGCTTGCTCACCCATCAGGCGGCCTACCGCTACGATCAGGGCGAGCCCGTCACCCGCGAGTCGGCGCTGGCGAAGCTAGACGCCAGCGAGGCCGCCCGCGAGGTCGCCGAGGACGCCGTTCAGGTGCTCGGTGGCTATGGGTACACGACCGACTTCGCGCCCCAGCGGTTCTACCGGGACGCCAAGCTGATGGAGATCGGCGAGGGAACCAGCGAGATTCAACACCTCGTCATCGGCCGCGAGCTCGGACTGTAGGCGATGCTCGCGATCGCCGTCGGCGTCGTCTTTCTGACGGTCGGGCTCGTCGGGGTCGGGTACGCGCCCGCGATCGTCGAGGCCCAGCGCCGGGAGGGGATGACGCCGTTCGATGACAGCGAGCTCGAGGAGTCGGATCGGGTGACGGTGACGCGGGCTACCGGCGCCGTCGCCGCCCTGATCGGACTCGCCTTGCTCGGCTACGGACTCGTGTAGGGACCGCCGTCGAGTCGCGTCGATCGAATCAAAAACGTCGGAACAGTCCGAGGACGGCCGAGGCCGTCGAACGATCGGTACGCTCCTCGACACGCTCCCGGTGGGCCCGCGTCAGCCGCGTCACGACCGCGTAGCTCGAGATCGACAGCACCACGGCGATCAGCACGTTGCCGACGAGCAGCTGTCTGATCGCGGCGCCGGCGACCTCGGTGAGCGAGCCCTCGGCGAGCGCCGCGGTCGTCTCGTCCGGGCGGAGCGAGCCGGTTCCG
This genomic window from Natronococcus occultus SP4 contains:
- a CDS encoding DUF7544 domain-containing protein, whose product is MDAVDDLGDAIDATRNFLTPVRAGLWLRLAILALFVGGFGSGAQSALSGDAGPMAEQAPGPGLEDVPEEALLAVAVAVGFLLLLWLGYAFVAAIMEFVFIESLRSEDVRVRRYSNANVGRGIRLFGFRVALIAVAGVVGATPVLLSIFGVGTIDGGTAAVGVAALFATGVYLVYAVVNRFTSEFVAPVMLLEDRGVLSAWRRFWGTFRTNWLEYVVYLVLVWIIQAAVGIAVSILTLIAGIVVAIPFVVLAVLLFTLGDIGAVLAAVVLLVAVLGFVLVALLIQVPVVSYFKYYALLLLGDTNADLDLIPDQRASIRADGGEDAFESGRSESGQPAGTERDRESDEPERDENDASDESDWTDDYGWNDDEDEIDDWDDVGWGEENDRDRDDHADGDDAEDDDRDRSW
- a CDS encoding acyl-CoA dehydrogenase family protein, translated to MEFELPDEHRMIQETVREFCQGEIEPIAQEIEDEHRFPEDIFDQLAELDMMGVPISEEYGGLGGDTLMYSLVAEEIGRVSGSVGLSYVAHISLASKPIELFGTPEQKERWLRPLAEGEYMGGWALTEPSSGSDASDMDTVAEKDGDEWVINGTKQFITNASEAGSVLVKAVTDPGAGYDGISTFIVDPREDDGFEVTTIWDKMGLNASPTCEIQLEDVRLSEDRLLGEEGEGWNQTKKTLDGGRISIAALSTGLAQGAYEHAKAYSQEREQFGQPISEFDAVRDKVVDMHRKTERARLLTHQAAYRYDQGEPVTRESALAKLDASEAAREVAEDAVQVLGGYGYTTDFAPQRFYRDAKLMEIGEGTSEIQHLVIGRELGL